In a single window of the Pseudopipra pipra isolate bDixPip1 chromosome Z, bDixPip1.hap1, whole genome shotgun sequence genome:
- the LOC135406553 gene encoding ciliary rootlet coiled-coil protein 2-like produces MAKKMNLRERGNKGICAKKTYLEQLLEEAEEKQEELRVDLLIMADEKAEIQEQLQKAEEKQEELWVDLLIMADEKAELQEQLWETEEKQEELQVDLMMMAEEKAEMQEQVHQVRPKSWCIQVGIWLLGSVKLYLLDRAVPLSKGHVVVLEVRRLFLLLSADLWMACIAVL; encoded by the coding sequence ATGGCAAAGAAGATGAACTTGCGTGAAAGAGGAAACAAAGGGATCTGTGCAAAGAAGACCTacttggagcagctgctggaggaggcagaggagaaacAGGAGGAGCTGCGGGTGGATCTGCTGATCATGGCTGATGAGAAGGCAGAAATCCAAGAGCAACTccagaaagcagaggagaaacaggaggagctgtgggtggATCTGCTGATCATGGCTGACGAGAAGGCAGAACTCCAAGAGCAACTCTGGGAAAcagaggagaagcaggaggagctgcaggtggatctGATGATGATGgcagaggagaaggcagaaatgCAAGAGCAAGTCCATCAGGTGAGACCAAAAAGCTGGTGCATCCAGGTGGGCATCTGGCTTCTTGGCTCAGTGAAGCTGTATCTGTTGGACCGGGCAGTGCCCTTGTCAAAGGGCCATGTGGTAGTACTGGAGGTCAGAAGGCTTTTTTTACTCCTTTCTGCAGACCTGTGGATGGCTTGCATAGCTGTTCTGTAG